The nucleotide window CCTCTGTcaagcaacaaagtgttgcaTTGTCTACGGCTGAGGCAGAGTATGTGAGTGCTGCAATGGCTACCTCTCAAGCTATATGGTTGAGGTTTGTGTTAAAGGATTTTGGTGAAATGCAAGTGGATGCTACACCACTTATGTGTGACAACACATCAGCAATAGCTATGACCAAAAATCCTATTTTTCACCAGAAAACCAAGCATATCAAAAGGAAGTTTCACTTCATAAGGGAAGCCTTGCAGGAGAATACCATTGAACTGATCTACTGCAAATCACAGGATCAAATGGCAGACATCTTTACCAAAGCTCTACCAAGGGAAAGATTTGTCTATCTCAGAGGAATGCTTGGGATCAAAACCAGAATTCatttaaaggggagtgttggaattaaATAGAATTTAGTTTTGATCAAGTAGTTGAGAAAGAAGAAACCAATAGGAAAGTGTATGTCTAGTCTCATAAGACAAGTGTATGCTTTAGATCTTTGTTTGTGAATCAAGGGCTTATATTGCTCTAGATTAGCTTGTAAGAGAAAAAATCCAATGTGTTgatatttaatgaaaatatatgtGCTTGCTGCATGGACTGAAAAACCTTTCACATTCCTCTAAACTTTCTCTGTTTTCTTGTTCCTTGTCTACCTTCAGAAATACATCATACCAACCAAATTAACTCACCGGAATTTATCATTTAGGTTGTAGTTGAAAAAGGGCCTAAGGGCCTAACAACCATAGTTTAGGCAACCATGCTGTTGCACTAACCACCATAGTTTATAGTTCAACAGTCGCTATATTAAAGCCTCTTTTGATATCTAAAATTAGATCCAAATGGATCGCCGCTAAATTTAGGTAAAAATTTATATCCACCTAACATGTAAAAGATCAATTACTCATAAAGAAAACTTATGAGTATCAATCTCTCCATAATGTAGGATTACAAAGACGAATTTCCTTCATAACTAATCCTCTCTAATTCcctccaaataaaaaatataactaCAGTTTCAGCATCTTGCCGCATAAGCAAGCAGGATTGGCCAAGCTTAGCTAAGCACCATCCAAAGAAAGCAAACTACAAATAATACGAAGTGACTACAAATCCTAGCAAACACAACCCAAATTCACATAGATCAGAAAATCCCAACCTCCACCACTGTCAGGAGCATACATTTAGCGTCCTTCATTAATCATTGTCATTGTAGCTTCATTATTCGAAGGCTGTGGTTGAGGATGAGAGACTGAGTTTTGGATAGTGAATAGAGGCTGTTTAGGTTGTGGACCACCAATAACATTTGTGGAACCATTTAGCATAAAAATTACATCCGGCATGCTCGGCCTATCCGTCGGATTGTCCTGTACACAAAGCAGCCCTATATGCACACATTTCATTACTTCTGGAGCCGAATATGAATCAGCCGCCAACATTTCATCTACCAACTCCAATTCCCTGCCTTCCTTCCATAACTGCCATGCATAGGCTAGTAAGCCTAGCTGTCGATCATAGATATAGAAGGCCGTATTCTTCTTGCTGctaataatctccaataccaagaccCCAAAGCTGTAGACATCAgatttttgaaaaaatattcCACCCATGGCATACTCTGGAGATATATATCCACTGTACGAACATGAAACTCATTAGTATATATGTCGCTGAAATAAGTGCTTGGTTTCTGCCTTTTAAGAACAACATTACCAAAACTATATCTAATGTGAACGATGCAACTAATTAGCAGTTTTTATCCAAAACAGGAGTCGGTTAAGAGTTCATGAATCATGATGCAATGCTAACCATTAGAACTTTCGTTGCGTATGACATGTTCAAGAATATATAGGAAGGGCATGAATCTTACAGCGTTCCCACAACTCTCTGAGTATTTTCTAAATTCTGTGTCCCTTCAACCACACGTGCCAAtccaaaatctgaaatttttgggttcatttTCTCATCCAAGAGAATGTTGCTTACTTTTAGATCTCTATGTATTACCTTCAAATAGGAATCATGATGGAGATAAACAAGCCCTCTGGCAACACCTTGAATAATATTAAAACGTGTACCCCAATCAAGCACTGCTCTTCTCGTCGAATCTGAGCATCACATAATCGATCAATACACTGCTTAGAATCTAAAGATAAGAAATTGCAGTAAAGTGCAATTGAAACTAACCGAAAAGAAAAGTATCCAAGCTTTTGTTTGGCATGAACTCATAAATCAGTAACTTCTCATCCTCTTTAACGCAGCAACCCATGATTCTGACCAGATTTTTGTGTTGGAGATTGGAGATCAATAACATTTCATTCTTGAACTCCACTACACCTTGCCCTGAGGTACTGGATAGTCTTTTTACTGCTATTTCCTTCCCTTCTGCTAGCTTACCCTACACAAAGTCGACAAATAAATCATTGCACTCATGTCTGTTTCTCTGTACctatcataaaaataataataattacccAATAAACTGGACCAAAGCCTCCTTGCCCGAGTTTGTTTTCTATGCTGAAATTGTCCGTAGCAACTAATATGCTATCAAAATCATAGATCAGTAACTCAGACAGATCATGTTTTCCACCTATATATTCTTGAAGGGCGTCCCTTGTTATTTTGATGTGTTCCCTTGTTAATTTGATGTGTCCTGATTTTGCaaatatacacatcaaacacTGAATCAAAGCAAAACAACTTACAGAGTTTTGAGAGATAATATGCTAATGCATTATATTAATCCAACACCTCGATCTCTTTCACTTAATTACCTTTTTGCTTAGCTCTCATCCTGCACAAACCAAACACTATGGCACCCAATACACCGATAAAACAAACAACTGTAAGGCTCACAATTAACTTTATTGGCTTTCCTTTACCTGAAAAATTTACAATACAAAAACAAGCATGAGATATATCGAAACAGAAAAGTTACTGCTTGATAATTAGAGTTGTTCAAGGCTTCAAGCacttttgaacaaaaaaaaaaggcatcaAGCACTAGTATCATTAGTTCATTTGCTAGTTCTGCGCGTGCTAGGCAAATATAAACATCTACTCCGTCAGAGGGAAACTCCTGCATATgaataaggtgtttggaccagACCAAACACCGTGTTTTATAAACAAGTGCATACTCTTGGTAAGAACAATTATTTAGGCGCACTGTCTTGCAGTCGCGGATGTGTTGTCAGAATCCAAAGACACAAACTCATGAGAATCTGGTACTCTGAACCCTACCAGCTTCAGaaacccatcatcatcatcttcttttcctCTCAATGTGACTGACTTATTTGTCTCTCTCACAAAACAATTTGGTTTCCCTCACACACCTTCCCGTCCCGTTTCCTCTGCTCCATTCCCGTCTGACTTGGGTACAAACCTGTTGAATCCCACATCGGCTAGAgggaaagaagaaaagcaatttaaatagaattatcCCACTCCACCTAATACCGAGGTTTTCTGTGATAAAActtcacacctgacggattgggtAGGTGGTAAAGTgaggacagtatcggtgttggtGGAGTGGGGTCCCTCGGCCCGTCGACTTGAAaaattcaacatggtatcagagccaggggaCGGGCTTGGTACCACCACATGATTGGGTGGGTTCCCATTGGCCCCGTGCGATGGGTGAGTCCCAACTTGGCTTCACGTGGTTGTCGATGTGTGGATCCTCCACGTGTGATCCACAAAATGGGGTCTCATGTGTGGGGGCATGTTGAATCCCACATTGGCTAAAGGGAAAGAAAAGCAacaatttaaatagaattagcccactctaactaataccgagactTTTTGGATAAAACTCCATACCTGACGGATTGGGCAGTTGGTGAAGTGGGGACGGTGCTGGTGGAATGGGGCCCTCGGCCCATCGACctgaaaaattcaacaaaacccTTTCAAGCACTTGCAGATTGGTGATCCAGAAGCTTTGCAAACTCCACAAGGTCCACATGCTCCATAATTGTCGCATTCTTTATATTGTGGCTGAGAGTAGACATACCATATGAGCAGAATGTAATGGCGTAGTCAGGTCCGCCATTGCAGGTGAATGTGCTGTTTGCATCATCCAAAGCGTAGCTATAAGCTTGAGGGCATTGCTGCTTAAACATCTTAGAGTACTCTGTGGGTTGACACAACTTCGGATCGGTGAACTCCAAGCAAGCGCTTTTGCAACTGATGACACTCCCATCAGCCGATTTCACTTGTAACTCAGCCGGGCATGCCGCGTTAACATTCGCATCGCAAGTCGAGGCCTGGCACTTGCCGGTGCCGCCTTGTGGGGCGACGGACATGGGCAAGTTGAAGCCGTCAACAAGGCTAACATCGTAAAAATCTAGACCCTCGATTCCTGCGATTGTGATTTCTACTAAAGTTGCTGGTGGAGCTCCGCCTGCACCGTTGCATGCGACCTGGCCAGAGCCACAGTCTGCAGTTTCACAAGTGAAATTTCCAACGGCGTCTGTGGAGCATCTGGTTCGGGCCCAGAAGCGACCAGACCATGAGGATGGAGTGTCTATTGACCGGCTAGCTTTGGATGCTAGTTCGAACCCGGTGAGTGATAATTGAGGTTTTTGGTTAGTGGTTAGGGTTCCTGGCCAGACAGTGTAGGAGCAGTGGTTTGTGAAAGTGATTTTTGCTGCATGTGCACCTGCATTTATATTCAACATAAAACTAGATGCTAAGAATATTGAAATCTAAATACAATTGTTGACAaaaattgtaaactaaataatatgtcACTAATACGAATGAACACatttattaaaattaaagtaataaaccaattattaacttccatgtcctttagtttccaaaattttgtttacaaattttatctccctagcattacccataaataaataaacaatttgaaatcatattaagAACTTTTTTCATAACTAATCAGTagttttattataaatatactTTGATGATGATTCATCCAATCTCATGCTCTCATCACCGCATTGGCCGGCTTACTTCTATATATCCGTATTTTTCATCATCGATCGTTATTCTCTTTTAGACTCCCTACCGTCACTTTTGACGTTGTTACAATGTAAAGCGTAATAAGGGTAAATTGTAAACAAGTCTACTGAAGACCGCTGAGTTTGTTATAAGGCAGTTGTAACAGTTTTGTAATTAGTTTGTGATTAGTTAGACAAGATGTAATTAGTTGTTAATACAAGTGAGTTAGTCACTGGTATATATACACCAACATGTAATCTTATTCCTTGGAGATGTTTTGATATAGGTgccttatttttgaattttatagACTAAACATCTATGCCTTTTAGAGATTTGATTAAACTCTTCTTCTCATCATTTTGTTGCCACATATATTAGaattaatcattttttatacCAAAATTACATGACCTGCCACTACTCCATATTTCTTAATCTCACGCCAAAAAAGTGCACAGCGTATTGAACCAAACTTCCTATAATCAAGCATTTTGATTACCTTCTCCCCCTTTGGAGATAATTGTAAACAAAAAAACCCTAGTTaaatacaatttattttcacaataCTTCCTACAATTTAGCAATGATTTCTAcgatttaatattttattccCAAAAgggttgaaaatatttttaaatctcACGAAATCAAATGTaccaatataattttttatatcaaTACATTAAGAGAAAATAGGACTAACAACAATATAAACGTACCAATAAATAAAGTGTATGAAATCAAACGTACCAAAATCAAAAGTAATGTACCAATATCAACAATATGTACCAAATCAAACGTACCAAAACTGCAAATAAACGTACCAATCAATGTTTTTTACAAATTAAAACGTACCTAACGGCAGTATACACATAATATGTTGTACCTAATAATAGTTTGTCAACAActataagtaaaaataaaaaaaagaaaaataaaaaacaaagaaaaatagtttgacaaaaaaaaggggaaaaattaCACAGTGCTTTGTTGGATCGCCAACCATTTGACAAAAATAGATAATATTAATGTTTgtagaacaaaaaaattattttgatcaaaaaattataattggaAAAAGGGATAATAGAGTTAATAACTAATACTCCACTAAATAAGGGGAAAAACGCATAAAAAACATAAGAggataaatttagaaattaataattaacattttattttaagaaaatacaataatgatatgtaatttaatttaacaGAAAATTGTGAGGTGTCTATTGGTCAaagcactttaatcaaattttgaaaaggCACAAATGTTTAGTCTAAAAGATATAAAAAAGTTGTAGGGGATTCTAATTTTCCCTATTCCTTATGAAATGAAAGCATAATTTTTCTATTATGGTATCTCTCCCCCGTGTCTAACGACCTTTCGATCCTCCTTTCTTCTGCTTCTCAAATTCAACCTGCTCCTATGAATTCTTGCCCTAATTCCTCAATTCTTTTGGCAATTTCTTTGATTACGATCCAGAATATTGGATCTATGGTTCCAATTAAGCTCACCACAACGAACTATCTCACCTGAAGTGCGCTGTTTGCTTCGATCTTCCGCCGATAGTCTCACCGGAATTATTGACGGCACGATGACTGCTCCGCCCAAATTTCTTCTTGATTCGTCTGGAAATCGCACCTCTACCTCTGAATCCTCAGTATGTGACATGGTTCGAAAATGATCAGGACATTCTGATCTGGATCAATTCTACACTCTCAAATTCTCTCATCCCATACACTGTTGGAGTCAACCCCTCTCTAGTATTTGCATCCGGCAGGCATGCATATTATAGACTAATACGaaacaaaatagaaaagaaattaataagaaGTTTTGTATAATAATACCTGAGAAGAAGAGGATGGCCATGGTGAGGCCGAGGAGGGAAGCTACTTGTCTCTTCATCATCGTCGTTGAATATATCTTAATTGCCTGCTTGTTGCTAATTAGCTTGAACTTATGAATCTCACTGACCGATCCACTAAGGGGCGGGATGGGTCAACTGACCCTCCCAACTTTCGCACACCTCCGTGAGAGATCCAAGTGCTGCCCTTTGAAGCTTAGAATTGTCCTTGAGATATGCCCTCCAACTGCTCGATGAAATGCTTCAATGAACATTGGGCACGGCAAGGCATTATGTTCTTTGCAGCTGATATGCAACAAAACTAGATCAATTTATATGTTCTCTTGACAATAAGACCTGAccactttaaaaaataaaaaatcacttaTCCTTCTAGTCTAGACATATATAAACCCAAGTCTATAATCATAATTTCTATCAATTCCAGCCCAAATTCTAGAtctttaaaatttcaattttcctttattaatacattttcaaaatatgaaaccgCGTCGTGGATAAGCAATTGTAGTTTGTAATgttattttatgaattttagaTTTATGATTTAATTTCTAAAGCTATTTATTTGTCAAAGAAATATTTGTGAATTTTATACATTGCGGGTCTAAGTTCAACGCTGACAAGTAAAACGAACAAGCTCTAAAGGAGATGGAACAAGCACTAGAAGGCTTGAATTGTCAGCTTCGATTTTCCTCTCCCATCCATTTTTAATAGTAACTTAGTCTCTGTGTGACTTGGTctgcaaagtttttttttctttttttttcttttcttttttccaaaCGGTCTCCAAAGTTAGTACATATTATTCATACCCTATTAcatttttatctaatttttggttaaatttgtttagtattaaaaattttaagatTGAAGGTTTTAGAGATGACTTATCAAGTATTTCTCATAAATTCTACAAATTAATTTGACTTTTTGATATTTTTCACTTCATTAAAAGGGTAATTGTCTCTCATATATAAAAAGtgtatcaaatttcaatttgtaGGGAACAAATTCCACATGTCCGTAGAATTACTTGAACATCCTTGCAATCAAGAATTAAAATGATAAATTAGATCTGGTCATACCTGTTTGGTGTTAATGGATTTGTGATTCAATTGAAGATATACTTATATTATGTAGTTTTACTTTTAATTACAcaaagtttgtttgttttttaatgaTAAAACCCtcactcccccccccccccatcgTTTTGTGTACATGATAAAATGAAGATCGAGAGACTATACATGTGTGTAGTTACTAGTAAGCCGCTAACTCGTCCCTCTCAAACCTTCATGGTATTGCTTTTGTAACATGCATTATTGTAGAATTACTACATGCATAATCTATTAGGTGTGGGTTGTCACAAATAGGCGTCAGTATTAGTTTCAGTGGAGATATgatatttaaacttttttttattttagagaTACAATCCATGTGGAATATTTCAACATATATACTAAGCAATAAAATAAGAAGAATATGTTGATTATGTTTTATGCGGTCGTATGGTTTGGCATGCAAAGACGTGGAAGCTTATAATCCCCTTCGATTCACATCCGTAGATCCAAATTTACAAAATCTGTTTTATTTTGCATTTCATGGCAAGACTGTCTTTATGTATATTTGTCATTAAACCTCACAAATCACAAAAATGTTTGTTTTTCATCCGGAATCTTTCTATTTTCACACTATTTCGGAGAATTCTGACCAAAAATAAAACATGCCAAAAGAATCCAAAAACTTTTTAATGGCGAGTTCGATGCTAACTTATTGGCGAGTTTGATAAGTCTTAGGTTATAAtctttttaatgaaaagttttaGATTAGAATCCTTTTAACAACAAGTTCGATAGTAATTTACTTTTCTTAGCGTATATAaatattgtggatgcaaatttccgccttcttctcttttgacgaaaatgcacctgcaaaataataacacataatattaaggccaaaagcctcacgcgcccacgatgaatgggaggctttggccgaagaatctccgatgccaaagttagaatttgagagagagtgTTTAGGAATTTTTTGGGAGAGAATCCACTAGCATTTTAGTGGGAAAACATGACTATTTATAGGGGAGTGAtcggccctatttggagaatagggGCCTACCACATATGGTCACATTGTGagtgtaattgcaagatattatatgaaataataTATTGCAGTTAACTTGGCAATTAATCCCAAATTAATTAGGAAATTTGAgagttaccttttgagtgaggatttgatgaggcgtgatgagagggttttaaatatatatcattttgatcacctttgactcttccttgattgagtcgttattgtccgttgcataCGCATGAGAATCCTGGTATGCCTCgaaggtaattttgtcatttttacccaaaagtacacatgtcacctccataattttcttgattattttttgctccataaATATCGTTATAAAACATATAACCAAAAACTCAATGGAAAAGATGGACAGGGGGCGGGGCCACTCGATGGGGGCGTTAACTAACTTATTGGCAAGTTCAATAAGTCTTAGGTTATAATCTTTTTAATGAAAAGTAAGTTTTAGATAAGAATCATTTTAACGGCGAATTCGATAGTAATTTACTTTTCTTAGCgtatataaatatatcgttgtattaAAAATATAACCAAAAACTCAATGAAAAATACGGACGGGGGGTGGGCGGGGTACCTAGCCTATGAAAAATATGGATGGGGGACAAGGGGATCCCTTATACCTCACTTTaaagggagaaagagagcaaacCCTAGTCCATATAACCTCCATGTCAATTGTAACCTTCATTGATATAGTAAAAACAACTCGACACAAtatggacatagcccaaactaGAGGTGAACTATGatcatggaagaaaatgccgataatatcggcgaaatatcgccgatattatcggtttttcgggGTATGGATATTCTAAGTGGTATCCGAGTGGTTTTCggccaaatatcgcgatattatcgataatatcgcgatattttggaaatatcggCGAAATTTCCATGGTTTGGTGCAATCGGACTCCGAGGCGacgtcggagaagaacgccggagacgGTGTGCCTATTCCCGGGCCGggtttcgtcccaaaaaccttgcaaaaacacgaattttaacatcaatttcacatataaacttCATATTTCACGCATGCATCAACTATTCAACATAGGTGAAgtcggtttagggtttagggtttgaatgGAATCTCACCTGACAAAGACGAAGACGAACCAGATGACTGAACGCGATCCTTGCTCAGCGGCGCACCGCCACAGACGACTGAGACAACTCTGACTTCGCCAGAGCCACGATCAACGgcgaagggagaagagagatcgagagatctctgtgtgtgtgtgtgtgtttgggagaagagagatcggagatctCTCTTTGTATGTGGGTGTTTGGGAGAAGAGAAatcggagaagggagaagagagatcggagaatggagaagagagatcgagagatctctgtgtgcgtgtgtgtgtttgggagaagagagatcggagatctctgtgtgtatgtgtgtgttggATCGGATGTAACCTGTGGAGCTctctgtgtgagtgtgtgtgtgggagaagagaagggagaagagagatcgagaaggatcgagagagagagagactgaggtcgTGTATGCGTGCGTGCGTTGTGTGCGTGCGATGTgtcatttgtgtgtgtgtgtgcgtgtgggTTCCTCCTGTCAGGAGGATACAACTCACTCAATATTCCCGACAAGTTTTACAATTATTTGGACAATTTCATGCAGCTTTTACAATTATAATTTGTATTCTTTTCAGACCATGGATGGTGgtcatttgtgtgtgtgtgtgtgtgggttccTCCTGTCAGGAGGATACAACTCACTCAATATTCCCGACAAGTTTTACAATTATTTGGACAATTTCATGCAGCTTTTACAATTATAATTTGTATTCTTTTCAAACCATGGACggtggtttcattcaaaaccgtgtgccgatattgttttaaaaggtggagtatcagagctattgtgatattctttcaaagTTGTCATTGTGAAAAAATTtcaagaggtggagtatcagaggaGCCTTTtcgattattttatttcccttacccctttcaaagtcattccagatccagagcttaaacacaaagggttccatatttaaagtaagtttacaaacttatatttatattcttataatttatacaacaacaaaaaaatttgtgtgaactcgtatgttaattttttaagtaattaatacttgcatgttagtttttgtaagtaattaagtaatgttaacaattgcatgttaatttttttaagtaattaagtaatgttaatacttgcatgttagtttttgtaagtaattaagtaatgttaacaattacatgttaatttttttaagtaattaagtaatgttaatacttgcatgttagtttttgtaagtaattaagtaatgttaacaattacatgttaatttttttaagtaattaatacttgcatgttagtttttgttagtaattaagtaatgttaacaataacatgttaattttttttaagtaattaatacttgcatgttagtttttgttagtttttgttagtaattaagtaatgttaacaataacatgttaattttttttaagtaattaatacttgcatgttagtttttgtaagtaattaagtaatgttaatacttgcatgttagtttttgtaagtaattaagtaatgttaaca belongs to Malus sylvestris chromosome 17, drMalSylv7.2, whole genome shotgun sequence and includes:
- the LOC126609650 gene encoding PR5-like receptor kinase, with translation MMKRQVASLLGLTMAILFFSEVEVRFPDESRRNLGGAVIVPSIIPVRLSAEDRSKQRTSGAHAAKITFTNHCSYTVWPGTLTTNQKPQLSLTGFELASKASRSIDTPSSWSGRFWARTRCSTDAVGNFTCETADCGSGQVACNGAGGAPPATLVEITIAGIEGLDFYDVSLVDGFNLPMSVAPQGGTGKCQASTCDANVNAACPAELQVKSADGSVISCKSACLEFTDPKLCQPTEYSKMFKQQCPQAYSYALDDANSTFTCNGGPDYAITFCSYGRWAEGPIPPAPSPLHQLPNPSGKGKPIKLIVSLTVVCFIGVLGAIVFGLCRMRAKQKGHIKLTREHIKITRDALQEYIGGKHDLSELLIYDFDSILVATDNFSIENKLGQGGFGPVYWGKLAEGKEIAVKRLSSTSGQGVVEFKNEMLLISNLQHKNLVRIMGCCVKEDEKLLIYEFMPNKSLDTFLFDSTRRAVLDWGTRFNIIQGVARGLVYLHHDSYLKVIHRDLKVSNILLDEKMNPKISDFGLARVVEGTQNLENTQRVVGTLGYISPEYAMGGIFFQKSDVYSFGVLVLEIISSKKNTAFYIYDRQLGLLAYAWQLWKEGRELELVDEMLAADSYSAPEVMKCVHIGLLCVQDNPTDRPSMPDVIFMLNGSTNVIGGPQPKQPLFTIQNSVSHPQPQPSNNEATMTMINEGR